In the genome of Pseudoliparis swirei isolate HS2019 ecotype Mariana Trench chromosome 3, NWPU_hadal_v1, whole genome shotgun sequence, one region contains:
- the LOC130191307 gene encoding chromatin complexes subunit BAP18-like yields the protein MTSASAKVGEIFSAAGVAFTKLGELTMQLHLAKWTETEIEMLRLAVRRFGDDLNNISTVIKERTVAQIKSTVKRKLYEDSRVPISSETPKKTVKKTSVAPAMPTSQVVVATGMQNNPSLAPPIKKQKTADVTLSALNDSDVTSDLVDIEGDGASNKKLNFDQESLNLDSSLIMNSSDLPLLSR from the exons ATGACGTCAGCCTCTGCCAAG GTCGGGGAGATCTTCTCTGCAGCTGGAGTCGCTTTCACCAAATTAGGAGAGCTGACGATGCAGctgcacct GGCCAAGTGGACGGAGACGGAGATCGAGATGCTGCGTCTGGCCGTCCGTCGCTTTGGAGACGACCTGAACAACATCAGCACCGTGATCAAAGAGCGCACCGT AGCTCAGATAAAGAGCACCGTGAAGAGGAAGCTGTACGAGGACAGCCGAGTCCCCATTTCCTCCGAGACGCCCAAGAAGACCGTGAAGAAGACCTCCGTGGCGCCCGCCATGCCGACCTCGCAGGTGGTGGTGGCGACGGGCATGCAGAACAACCCCTCACTGGCCCCTCCCATCAAGAAGCAGAAGACGGCAG ACGTGACCCTCTCTGCTCTGAACGACTCTGACGTGACCAGCGACCTCGTGGACATCGAAGGAGACGGAGCGTCCAACAAGAAGCTCAACTTCGACCAAG AGAGCCTGAACCTGGACTCCAGCCTCATCATGAACTCCAGTGACCTCCCCCTCTTGtcccgctga
- the rnasekb gene encoding ribonuclease kappa-B yields the protein MPSLLFCGPKMAACGIVISIWGVIMLAMLGIFFSAKSAVLIEDVPFTEEDIRNDKNPPQNIYGLYNQVGINCFIAAGIYVAVGAVSLCQVRLNKRQEYMVT from the exons ATGCCGTCGCTTCTGTTCTGCGGGCCGAAGATGGCCGCGTGCGGGATCGTGATCAGCATCTGGGGGGTCATCATGCTG GCGATGCTCGGGATCTTCTTCAGCGCCAAGTCGGCCGTGCTGATCGAGGACGTCCCGTTCACCGAGGAAGACATCCGCAACGA TAAAAACCCTCCCCAGAACATCTACGGGCTCTACAACCAGGTCGGCATCAACTGCTTCATCGCCGCCGGCATCTACGTGGCGGTGGGCGCCGTGTCGCTCTGCCAGGTCCGGCTCAACAAGCGGCAGGAGTACATGGTCACATag